From Pseudomonas sp. stari2, a single genomic window includes:
- a CDS encoding MFS transporter, which produces MTAHSTARPAPFSRSDYKTLGLAALGGALEIYDFIIFVFFALTLSQLFFPPEMPEWLRLLQSFGIFVTGYLARPLGGILMAHFADRLGRKKVFSLSILMMALPCLLIGIMPTYAQIGYFAPLLLLALRILQGAAVGGEVPSAWVFVAEHAPVAHRGYALGFLQAGLTFGYLIGALTATFLAQVFTPAEILDYAWRYPFLLGGVFGVIGVYLRRWLSETPVFVAMEAQREARVELPLRTVLREHRLAMLPAMLLTCVLTSAVVVFVVITPTMMQKTFGMSAGHTFALSALGIVFLNIGCVIAGLLVDRLGAWRTVMLYSLLLPLGIGVLYSCLIMGGDWVGLAYAIAGLGCGVVGAVPSVMVGLFPARIRVSGISFTYNIAYAAWASITPLLLIGLMPWSPWICVMFCTVMGAVGIVSAAYFGVRMPAGGRRSVAPCS; this is translated from the coding sequence ATGACTGCCCATTCCACTGCCCGACCGGCGCCGTTCAGCCGTTCCGACTACAAGACCCTCGGCCTTGCGGCCCTGGGCGGGGCGCTGGAGATCTACGATTTCATCATTTTCGTGTTCTTCGCCCTGACCCTCAGCCAGTTGTTCTTCCCGCCGGAAATGCCCGAGTGGCTGCGCCTGCTGCAAAGCTTCGGAATCTTTGTCACAGGCTATCTGGCGCGGCCACTGGGCGGGATCCTGATGGCGCATTTCGCCGACCGGCTGGGGCGCAAGAAAGTCTTCAGCCTGAGCATCCTGATGATGGCGCTGCCGTGCCTGCTGATCGGAATCATGCCGACCTACGCGCAGATCGGCTATTTCGCACCGCTGTTGCTGCTGGCGCTGCGCATCCTGCAAGGCGCGGCGGTCGGCGGTGAAGTGCCGAGCGCCTGGGTGTTCGTCGCCGAGCACGCACCGGTCGCGCATCGCGGTTATGCACTGGGTTTTCTGCAGGCCGGGCTGACCTTCGGTTACCTGATCGGTGCATTGACTGCGACGTTTCTCGCACAGGTGTTTACCCCGGCGGAAATCCTCGATTACGCCTGGCGTTATCCGTTCCTGCTCGGCGGCGTGTTCGGCGTGATCGGCGTGTACCTGCGTCGCTGGTTGAGCGAAACCCCGGTGTTCGTGGCCATGGAGGCGCAGCGTGAGGCGCGGGTCGAACTGCCGTTGCGCACGGTCTTGCGCGAGCATCGCCTGGCGATGCTGCCGGCCATGCTGCTGACCTGCGTACTGACTTCGGCGGTGGTGGTGTTCGTGGTCATCACCCCGACCATGATGCAGAAAACCTTTGGCATGTCCGCCGGCCACACCTTTGCCCTGAGCGCGTTGGGCATCGTGTTCCTGAACATCGGCTGCGTGATTGCCGGGCTGCTGGTCGATCGCCTCGGCGCCTGGCGCACGGTGATGCTTTATAGCCTGCTGCTGCCATTGGGCATCGGTGTGCTTTACAGCTGTTTGATCATGGGCGGCGATTGGGTGGGGCTGGCGTACGCCATCGCCGGTCTCGGCTGCGGTGTGGTCGGCGCCGTGCCATCGGTGATGGTCGGTCTGTTCCCGGCGCGTATCCGGGTATCCGGCATTTCCTTCACCTACAACATTGCCTACGCCGCATGGGCAAGCATCACACCGCTGCTGCTGATCGGTCTGATGCCGTG
- a CDS encoding TIGR00366 family protein, translated as MAVDIEDSRSARFALRCSSFAERWFPDSWVFAALAVIIVALATLAMGAKPTDAAMAFGDGFWSLIPFTMQMAFVVIGGYVVASSPPAVKLIDRLARIPKNGRSAVAWVALISMVASLLNWGLSLVFGGLLVRALARRTDLKMDYRAAGAAAYLGLGAVWALGLSSSAAQLQANPASLPPSILSITGVIPFTQTIFLWQSGVMLLALVVISIIIAYATAPGPNSARDAKACGIDPAFNLPPLQPRTRPGEWLEHSPLLIIVLVLLAAGWLFHEFSTKPAITAISGLNTYNFLFIMLGALLHWRPRSFLDAVARAVPTTTGVLIQFPLYGSIAALMTTVKGTDAQTLAHHISTFFVSIASHDTYALLMGVYSAILGFFIPSGGGKWIIEAPYVMQVATDLKYHLGWAVQIYNAAEALPNLINPFYMLPLLGVLGLKARDLIGFSFVQLLVHTPLVLLLLWALGTTLAYTPPVMP; from the coding sequence GTGGCCGTTGATATCGAAGATAGCCGTTCTGCGCGCTTTGCCTTGCGCTGCTCCAGTTTTGCCGAACGCTGGTTTCCCGACTCCTGGGTGTTCGCCGCACTCGCCGTGATCATCGTGGCGCTGGCCACCCTGGCCATGGGCGCCAAACCCACCGACGCCGCCATGGCCTTCGGCGACGGCTTCTGGAGCCTGATCCCCTTCACCATGCAGATGGCCTTCGTGGTAATCGGCGGTTATGTCGTCGCCAGTTCGCCGCCCGCGGTAAAACTGATCGATCGTCTGGCGCGAATCCCGAAGAACGGCCGCTCCGCCGTGGCCTGGGTCGCGCTGATCTCGATGGTCGCGTCGTTGCTCAACTGGGGCCTGTCGCTGGTATTCGGCGGTCTGCTGGTGCGCGCCCTCGCCCGCCGCACCGATCTGAAAATGGATTACCGCGCCGCCGGAGCCGCGGCTTATCTGGGCCTTGGCGCCGTGTGGGCGCTGGGCTTGTCGTCGTCTGCCGCACAGCTGCAGGCCAACCCCGCCAGCCTGCCGCCGTCGATTCTGTCGATCACCGGGGTGATTCCGTTCACTCAGACGATTTTCCTCTGGCAGTCGGGCGTGATGCTGCTGGCGCTGGTGGTGATCTCGATCATCATCGCCTACGCTACCGCGCCCGGACCGAACTCGGCGCGTGACGCCAAGGCCTGCGGCATCGACCCGGCCTTCAACCTGCCGCCGCTGCAACCGCGCACCCGCCCCGGCGAATGGCTGGAGCACAGCCCGTTGCTGATCATCGTGCTGGTACTGCTGGCAGCCGGATGGCTGTTCCACGAATTCTCGACCAAACCGGCCATCACCGCGATTTCCGGGCTCAACACCTACAACTTCCTGTTCATCATGCTCGGTGCCTTGCTGCACTGGCGCCCGCGCAGCTTCCTCGATGCGGTGGCGCGGGCGGTGCCGACCACCACTGGTGTGCTGATCCAGTTCCCGCTGTACGGCTCGATCGCCGCGCTAATGACGACGGTCAAGGGCACCGATGCCCAGACTCTGGCTCACCATATCTCGACCTTCTTCGTCAGCATCGCCTCCCACGACACCTATGCGCTGCTGATGGGCGTGTACTCGGCGATTCTCGGCTTCTTCATTCCGTCCGGCGGCGGCAAGTGGATCATCGAGGCACCCTACGTGATGCAGGTGGCCACCGACCTGAAATACCACCTGGGCTGGGCCGTGCAGATCTACAACGCCGCCGAAGCCCTGCCGAACCTGATCAACCCGTTCTACATGCTGCCACTGCTGGGCGTGCTGGGATTGAAAGCGCGAGACCTGATCG